A window from Apteryx mantelli isolate bAptMan1 chromosome 27, bAptMan1.hap1, whole genome shotgun sequence encodes these proteins:
- the GJB3 gene encoding gap junction beta-3 protein isoform X1: MDWKTLQALLSGVNKYSTAFGRIWLSVVFVFRVLVYVVAAERVWGDEQKDFDCNTRQPGCTNVCYDHFFPVSHIRLWALQLIFVTCPSLLVIMHVAYREDREKKNREKNGENCPKLYSNTGKKHGGLWWTYLLSLFFKLTIEILFLYLLHKMWDSFDLPRLVKCASVDPCPNTVDCYIARPTEKRVFTYFMVGASSICIVLTVCEIFYLIFKRVVRTARKWKKTTKRSVSYSKASTCRCHLKLEEKENKSQNRSVAALRASAPNLTLI; the protein is encoded by the coding sequence ATGGATTGGAAAACGCTGCAGGCACTGCTCAGCGGGGTCAACAAGTACTCCACGGCCTTCGGCCGCATCTGGCTCTCCGTGGTCTTTGTCTTCCGCGTGCTGGTCTACGTGGTGGCAGCCGAGCGCGTGTGGGGAGACGAGCAGAAGGACTTTGACTGCAACACACGGCAGCCAGGGTGCACCAATGTCTGCTACGACCACTTCTTCCCCGTCTCCCACATCCGCCTCTGGGCCCTGCAACTCATCTTTGTCACTTGTCCTTCCCTCCTGGTCATCATGCACGTGGCCTACCGGGAGGACCGCGAGAAGAAGAACCGTGAGAAGAACGGAGAGAATTGCCCCAAGCTCTACAGCAACACGGGCAAGAAGCACGGCGGGCTGTGGTGGACCTACCTGCTCAGCCTCTTCTTCAAGCTTACCATAGAGATACTATTCCTCTACCTCCTCCACAAGATGTGGGACAGCTTTGACCTGCCACGGCTCGTCAAGTGCGCCAGTGTGGACCCCTGCCCCAACACTGTAGACTGCTACATCGCTCGGCCAACTGAGAAGAGAGTCTTCACCTACTTCATGGTCGGGGCCTCCTCCATCTGCATTGTCCTCACTGTCTGTGAGATCTTCTACCTCATCTTCAAGCGGGTTGTCCGGACTGCACGGAAATGGAAGAAGACCACCAAGCGCTCCGTCAGCTACAGCAAGGCCTCCACCTGCCGATGCCACCTcaagctggaggagaaggaaaacaagtccCAGAATAGGTCTGTGGCAGCCCTGCGAGCCTCGGCTCCCAACTTGACTTTGATCTGA
- the SMIM12 gene encoding small integral membrane protein 12, with protein sequence MWPVLWTALRTYAPYVTFPVAFVVGAVGYHLEWFLRGDPPPPPAEEEKSISERREDRKLQEIAGKDLTEVVSLKDKLEFAPRAVLNRNRAEKS encoded by the coding sequence atgtggCCGGTGCTCTGGACGGCGCTGCGCACCTACGCGCCGTACGTCACCTTCCCGGTGGCCTTCGTGGTGGGCGCCGTGGGCTACCACCTGGAGTGGTTCCTCCGCggcgacccgccgccgccgccggccgaggAGGAGAAGAGCATCTCGGAGCGGCGCGAGGACCGCAAGCTGCAGGAGATCGCCGGCAAGGACCTGACCGAGGTGGTGAGCCTCAAGGACAAACTGGAGTTCGCCCCCCGGGCGGTGCTGAACAGGAACCGAGCCGAGAAGAGTTAA
- the GJB3 gene encoding gap junction beta-3 protein isoform X2 produces the protein MDWKTLQALLSGVNKYSTAFGRIWLSVVFVFRVLVYVVAAERVWGDEQKDFDCNTRQPGCTNVCYDHFFPVSHIRLWALQLIFVTCPSLLVIMHVAYREDREKKNREKNGENCPKLYSNTGKKHGGLWWTYLLSLFFKLTIEILFLYLLHKMWDSFDLPRLVKCASVDPCPNTVDCYIARPTEKRVFTYFMVGASSICIVLTVCEIFYLIFKRVVRTARKWKKTTKRSVSYSKASTCRCHLKLEEKENKSQNRGEEM, from the exons ATGGATTGGAAAACGCTGCAGGCACTGCTCAGCGGGGTCAACAAGTACTCCACGGCCTTCGGCCGCATCTGGCTCTCCGTGGTCTTTGTCTTCCGCGTGCTGGTCTACGTGGTGGCAGCCGAGCGCGTGTGGGGAGACGAGCAGAAGGACTTTGACTGCAACACACGGCAGCCAGGGTGCACCAATGTCTGCTACGACCACTTCTTCCCCGTCTCCCACATCCGCCTCTGGGCCCTGCAACTCATCTTTGTCACTTGTCCTTCCCTCCTGGTCATCATGCACGTGGCCTACCGGGAGGACCGCGAGAAGAAGAACCGTGAGAAGAACGGAGAGAATTGCCCCAAGCTCTACAGCAACACGGGCAAGAAGCACGGCGGGCTGTGGTGGACCTACCTGCTCAGCCTCTTCTTCAAGCTTACCATAGAGATACTATTCCTCTACCTCCTCCACAAGATGTGGGACAGCTTTGACCTGCCACGGCTCGTCAAGTGCGCCAGTGTGGACCCCTGCCCCAACACTGTAGACTGCTACATCGCTCGGCCAACTGAGAAGAGAGTCTTCACCTACTTCATGGTCGGGGCCTCCTCCATCTGCATTGTCCTCACTGTCTGTGAGATCTTCTACCTCATCTTCAAGCGGGTTGTCCGGACTGCACGGAAATGGAAGAAGACCACCAAGCGCTCCGTCAGCTACAGCAAGGCCTCCACCTGCCGATGCCACCTcaagctggaggagaaggaaaacaagtccCAGAATAG aggagaggagatgtgA
- the LOC106486349 gene encoding gap junction beta-5 protein-like encodes MNWGVFEGLLSGVNKYSTAFGRIWLSLVFIFRLLVYVVAAERVWSDDHKDFDCNTRQPGCRNVCFDHFFPVSHIRLWALQLILVTCPSLLVTMHVAYREAKALRRRAAEGDDDCRRVYPDPGKKRGGLWWTYLLSLVFKAAVDVIFLYIFYRFYRNYTLPRVVKCELPPCPNVVDCFISRPTEKNIFTLFMVVTACVCIALSLVEAAYLIGKRCRECLGARRGDARRHRALSRAASTETGGQVFQGPDYKPPTVSVPASVPQGEEALP; translated from the coding sequence ATGAACTGGGGGGTGTTCGAAGGGCTCCTCAGCGGGGTCAACAAGTACTCGACGGCCTTCGGCCGCATCTGGCTCTCCCTGGTCTTCATCTTCCGCCTGCTGGTCTACGTGGTGGCAGCCGAGCGGGTCTGGAGCGACGACCACAAGGACTTCGACTGCAACACGCGGCAGCCGGGCTGCAGGAACGTCTGCTTCGACCACTTCTTCCCCGTCTCCCACATCCGGCTGTGGGCCCTGCAGCTCATCCTGGTGACCTGTCCCTCCCTGCTGGTCACCATGCACGTGGCCTACCGGGAGGCCAAGGcgctgcggcgccgcgccgcggagggGGACGACGACTGCCGCCGCGTCTACCCCGACCCCGGCAAGAAGCGGGGAGGCTTGTGGTGGACCTACCTGCTCAGCCTTGTCTTCAAGGCCGCCGTGGACGTGATTTTCCTCTACATCTTCTACCGCTTCTACAGGAACTACACCCTGCCCCGCGTGGTGAAGTGCGAGCTCCCGCCGTGCCCCAACGTCGTGGACTGCTTCATCTCCCGGCCCACCGAGAAGAACATCTTCACCCTCTTCATGGTGGTCACCGCCTGCGTCTGCATCGCGCTGAGCCTCGTCGAGGCCGCCTACCTGATAGGCAAGCGGTGCCGCGAGTGcctcggcgcccggcgcggggacGCCCGCCGGCACCGCGCTCTTTCCCGCGCCGCCTCGACCGAGACCGGGGGGCAGGTTTTCCAGGGGCCGGATTACAAGCCCCCCACAGTCTCCGTCCCCGCCAGTGTGCCGCAGGGCGAAGAGGCTCTTCCCTAA
- the GJA4 gene encoding gap junction alpha-4 protein, with the protein MGDWGFLEKLLDQVQEHSTVIGKIWLTVLFIFRILILGLAGESVWGDEQSDFVCNTKQPGCTNVCYDKAFPISHIRYWVLQFLFVSTPTLIYLGHVVYLSRREEKLKQQENELRAIHSKDPKIEQALAVVEKKISKICVTEDGRLKIRGALMWTYIISVICKSIFEAGFLVGQWYLYGFSMVPVYVCKRNPCPHQVDCFISRPTEKSIFIVFMLVMGLISLILNLLELFHLCCKNVLSNIKKVSVPTSPVRDAFANDMVSSPYPPKHYPFLPMGESHTPPYQAYNKLSSEQNWANFNNEENLAMSSSGRPLSDPYAARAPEAPALGEKQCSRPSSSASKKQYV; encoded by the coding sequence ATGGGCGACTGGGGTTTCCTGGAGAAACTGCTGGACCAAGTCCAGGAGCACTCGACCGTGATCGGGAAGATCTGGCTGACCGTGCTCTTCATCTTCCGCATCCTCATCCTGGGCTTGGCCGGGGAGTCCGTGTGGGGGGACGAGCAGTCAGATTTTGTGTGCAACACCAAGCAGCCGGGCTGCACCAACGTCTGCTATGACAAAGCCTTCCCCATCTCCCACATCCGCTACTGGGTGCTCCAGTTCCTCTTTGTCAGCACCCCCACCTTGATTTACCTCGGCCATGTTGTCTATCTTTCCCGGCGGGAGGAAAAACTGAAGCAGCAGGAAAATGAGCTTCGGGCCATCCATAGCAAGGACCCCAAGATAGAGCAGGCTCTGGCAGTGGTGGAGAAGAAGATATCAAAGATCTGTGTGACAGAGGATGGGCGGCTCAAGATCCGAGGGGCCCTGATGTGGACGTACATCATTAGTGTGATCTGCAAGAGCATCTTTGAGGCTGGCTTCCTCGTTGGCCAGTGGTACCTCTACGGCTTTTCCATGGTGCCTGTTTATGTGTGCAAGAGGAACCCCTGTCCTCATCAAGTGGACTGCTTCATCTCCCGCCCCACCGAGAAGAGCATCTTCATCGTCTTCATGCTGGTGATGGGCCTGATCTCCTTAATCCTGAACCTCCTGGAGCTCTTCCACCTCTGCTGCAAGAATGTGCTTAGCAACATCAAGAAGGTGTCGGTGCCAACCAGCCCGGTCCGGGACGCCTTCGCCAATGACATGGTCTCCAGCCCCTACCCACCCAAGCACTACCCCTTCCTCCCCATGGGCGAGAGCCACACGCCGCCGTACCAGGCCTACAACAAGCTCTCCAGCGAGCAGAACTGGGCCAACTTCAACAACGAGGAGAACCTGGCCATGAGCAGCAGCGGCAGGCCCCTGTCGGACCCCTACGCCGCGAGGGCCCCCGAAGCCCCGGCCCTCGGCGAGAAGCAGTGCAGCCGGCCCAGCAGCTCGGCCTCTAAAAAGCAGTACGTCTAG